A segment of the Armatimonas rosea genome:
TGGATGCCATTTTCCGTCAAATGATCTGCTCGCTGAGACACGAAAACGAAATCGCTCTCGCGGCGCTCATCACTTATCAGGTAAGCATAGAGAGGACGGCGCGCCTCGTTGACGAGGTCAATGTCGCGCATCTTGCCGCCTTTGTGTCCAACATGAATCCACCCAATCTTTGGCCCCACATGGGCATTGTCGCGTTTCAAGTGAGCAACATCACTTACGCGACAGCCCGCCCAATATCCCAAAGCAAATAGGGCGGCACTTCGAGAGGTCGAATCACGTTCGACGAGGCTGTGTAGCACATATCGTTGATCTGGAGTCAATTCACGTGGCGCGAGCACCTGTTGAGGTGGCAGGGCAATATCACGTATTGGGTTCTTTGTGAGCAGCCCTTTCTCTTCGCTCAGCCAACGTGCAAAGCGTCCAGCCACAACCTTGACCCGGACGCGAGAGTTGAGACTAAGCCCTTCTTGCTCCAGATGTCCCAGATAGCTACCGAGGGCGGTGCGAGTCAATCCTTCAGCCGAGAAAGCCTCATCACTTCCTGGACGCTGAGCGAT
Coding sequences within it:
- a CDS encoding tyrosine-type recombinase/integrase yields the protein MPDKPPPQTPDNDLDDSKKDERIKLATEFSGAEIVTEFIESLETRSPATREVYARTLYRMASWIAQRPGSDEAFSAEGLTRTALGSYLGHLEQEGLSLNSRVRVKVVAGRFARWLSEEKGLLTKNPIRDIALPPQQVLAPRELTPDQRYVLHSLVERDSTSRSAALFALGYWAGCRVSDVAHLKRDNAHVGPKIGWIHVGHKGGKMRDIDLVNEARRPLYAYLISDERRESDFVFVSQRADHLTENGIHRWFATLKQRARKDEWELVQDITFHDLRHDFAHRARASGWSLEEIAYYLGHVTARGLPAIQTTVRYTQVSREQVKNKLRLLRG